One window of the Candidatus Palauibacter soopunensis genome contains the following:
- a CDS encoding TonB-dependent receptor, whose protein sequence is MRKILVVAALGLLAVPAGVVAQGGLDVIVQDAETGAGLPRAQVTLPGLGYGGITDVEGHFHMPDLAAGPVAVEVRLLGYSIARDEATIVDDSVVVLEVPLTPTVISVAGLVAVGSRSRPRTATESMVPIDALAPSELLDQGDTDIDDLLRTTIPSYNVNPQAVGDAASIIRPANLRGLAPDHTLVLVNGKRRHRAAVITWIGNGVADGAQGPDISSIPTMALRQVEVLRDGASAQYGSDAIAGVMNFHLKDARSGGALEVRAGGFGDGGGEGYTISGNTGLPLGAAGFANLTAEYGRSNSSSRSVQRADAALLVSRGNTHVRDPAQIWGAPEIEDDLKLWGNFGYFLGSGTKAYAHANYASQRITRGFFYRNPNTRSGVFSLDGGETLLIGDLLDAQDGVLDGSAGCPVVRVSDGLPDPAALQQVLADPNCFTFQELFPGGFTPQFGGDVRDASLVAGVEGQIGRLFWDVSGNYGTNEVDFFIFNTVNASLGGATPTEFDPGLYRQVDIDLHVDAAYTVSDLLDLAAGFEWRDEHFTIGLGEDDAWTIGSLAPQGFSAGSNGFPGFSPIAAGDWHRTNTALYADAELRDYRNDRWTLGGALRFENFEDFGSTLNGKLAGRYALTGGLGLRGSLSTGFRAPTPGQQNAFNVSTVFDRELGDLVNSGTIPSTSEVAALRGGVPLDAEKSRNFAAGAVLDLGSFLLTTDYFRVVVSDRISLTQSFSLSPDEQTRLVEEGIVSARNLQEFRFFTNDFSTRTQGLDVVATYAPASLAGGTTLSLAFNRTQTKVTEFDPTKLDDTRIRQLEEGLPGTRWILTGKHALGRLSLLGRLSYYAGWFDSRDDVSYPGAHLVDVEAAWSISDALTLTAGGQNALNRYPAENPGATFSGNRYGPGTPFGSNGGFYYVRLGYRWN, encoded by the coding sequence ATGCGGAAGATCCTCGTCGTTGCGGCTCTCGGGCTGTTGGCGGTGCCGGCCGGAGTCGTCGCGCAGGGCGGGCTCGACGTGATCGTGCAGGACGCCGAGACGGGGGCGGGTCTGCCGAGGGCGCAGGTCACGCTCCCGGGACTCGGCTACGGCGGGATTACGGACGTCGAGGGCCACTTCCACATGCCGGATCTCGCGGCCGGCCCCGTCGCGGTCGAAGTGCGGCTTCTCGGCTACAGCATCGCGCGCGACGAAGCGACCATCGTGGACGACTCCGTCGTCGTGCTCGAGGTCCCCCTGACTCCGACCGTGATCTCCGTCGCCGGCCTCGTCGCCGTCGGCAGCCGGTCGAGACCCCGGACGGCCACGGAATCGATGGTCCCCATCGACGCGCTCGCCCCCTCCGAGCTGCTCGACCAGGGGGACACGGACATCGACGATCTTCTCAGAACCACGATCCCCTCCTACAACGTCAACCCGCAGGCGGTCGGTGACGCGGCGAGCATCATCCGGCCCGCGAACCTCCGCGGTCTGGCTCCGGACCATACGCTCGTGCTGGTGAACGGGAAGCGGCGCCACCGCGCGGCGGTCATCACCTGGATCGGCAACGGCGTCGCCGACGGCGCGCAGGGCCCGGATATCTCGAGCATCCCGACCATGGCGCTGCGCCAGGTGGAGGTGCTGCGCGACGGCGCCTCGGCCCAGTACGGCTCCGACGCCATCGCCGGGGTCATGAATTTCCACCTCAAGGACGCCCGCTCCGGCGGCGCGCTCGAGGTGCGGGCCGGCGGCTTCGGCGACGGAGGCGGGGAAGGCTACACCATATCGGGAAACACGGGGCTGCCCCTCGGCGCGGCAGGTTTCGCGAACCTGACGGCCGAGTACGGGCGCTCGAACTCGAGCAGCCGCAGCGTGCAGCGGGCCGACGCCGCGCTCCTCGTCTCCAGGGGGAACACGCACGTGCGGGACCCGGCCCAGATCTGGGGCGCGCCGGAGATCGAGGACGACCTCAAGCTGTGGGGCAACTTCGGCTACTTCCTCGGCAGCGGCACGAAGGCCTACGCGCACGCGAACTACGCGAGCCAGCGCATCACGAGGGGCTTCTTCTACCGCAACCCGAACACGCGGAGCGGCGTGTTCAGCCTCGACGGCGGGGAGACGCTGCTCATCGGCGACCTCCTCGACGCGCAGGACGGGGTCCTCGACGGCTCCGCCGGCTGCCCCGTCGTCCGCGTGAGCGATGGTCTGCCGGATCCGGCCGCCCTCCAGCAGGTCCTCGCGGATCCGAACTGCTTCACCTTCCAGGAACTGTTCCCGGGCGGCTTCACGCCACAGTTCGGGGGAGATGTGAGAGACGCATCGCTCGTCGCCGGCGTGGAGGGTCAGATCGGGCGCCTGTTCTGGGACGTGAGCGGGAACTACGGCACCAACGAAGTGGACTTCTTCATCTTCAACACCGTCAACGCTTCGCTGGGCGGGGCCACGCCCACCGAGTTCGATCCGGGGCTCTACCGGCAGGTGGACATCGACCTGCACGTCGACGCGGCGTATACCGTGAGCGACCTGCTGGACCTGGCGGCGGGGTTCGAGTGGCGGGACGAGCACTTCACGATCGGGCTGGGCGAGGACGACGCCTGGACGATCGGCTCCCTCGCGCCGCAGGGGTTCAGCGCGGGTTCCAACGGCTTTCCCGGCTTCAGTCCCATCGCGGCGGGTGACTGGCACCGCACGAACACCGCCCTCTACGCGGACGCCGAACTGCGAGACTACCGGAACGACCGCTGGACGCTCGGCGGAGCCCTTCGGTTCGAGAATTTCGAGGACTTCGGCTCGACGCTCAACGGAAAGCTCGCGGGACGCTACGCGCTTACGGGCGGTCTCGGCCTGCGCGGCAGCCTGAGCACGGGCTTCCGGGCGCCCACGCCGGGCCAGCAGAACGCCTTCAACGTCTCCACTGTCTTCGACCGGGAACTCGGCGACCTGGTGAACAGCGGCACCATTCCTTCCACCTCGGAAGTTGCGGCGCTCCGCGGGGGCGTCCCCCTCGACGCCGAGAAGTCCCGCAACTTCGCGGCGGGTGCCGTCCTGGATCTCGGGTCCTTCCTTCTCACGACGGACTATTTCCGCGTGGTCGTATCCGATCGCATCTCGTTGACTCAGTCCTTCAGTCTCTCGCCGGACGAACAGACGAGACTTGTCGAGGAGGGGATCGTGAGCGCCCGCAATCTGCAGGAGTTCCGCTTCTTCACGAACGACTTCAGCACGCGCACCCAGGGTCTCGACGTCGTCGCCACGTACGCGCCCGCGTCGCTCGCCGGCGGGACGACGCTGAGCCTTGCCTTCAACCGCACGCAGACGAAGGTCACGGAGTTCGATCCAACGAAGCTCGACGATACCCGCATTCGCCAACTCGAGGAGGGCCTTCCCGGCACGCGCTGGATTCTCACGGGCAAACACGCGCTCGGCCGGCTGAGCCTCCTGGGGCGGCTGAGCTACTACGCCGGCTGGTTCGATTCCCGGGACGACGTCTCGTATCCCGGCGCTCATCTCGTCGACGTCGAGGCAGCGTGGTCGATCAGCGACGCGCTGACGCTCACCGCGGGAGGCCAGAACGCCCTGAACCGGTATCCGGCGGAGAATCCCGGCGCGACGTTCTCCGGCAATCGCTACGGTCCGGGAACCCCCTTCGGCTCCAACGGCGGCTTCTACTACGTCCGGCTCGGATATCGCTGGAACTAG
- a CDS encoding AbrB/MazE/SpoVT family DNA-binding domain-containing protein produces the protein MRISERGKITIPRELRDRYGLNDNVEVELVPTEEGLLLRKKTAARHPVDRVYGILGTGGNTDDYIEEIRGR, from the coding sequence ATGCGCATATCCGAACGGGGAAAGATCACGATCCCCAGAGAGCTGAGAGACCGTTACGGCTTGAACGACAACGTCGAAGTCGAACTCGTCCCAACCGAAGAGGGCCTTCTCCTACGAAAGAAGACGGCCGCCCGACACCCCGTCGACCGCGTGTACGGCATCCTGGGGACGGGCGGGAACACGGACGACTACATCGAGGAGATTCGGGGTCGATGA
- a CDS encoding class I SAM-dependent methyltransferase: protein MSTHGSAEPFDFDGDYGGDYEYIARTVIPGYRSSFRQALALLRGRVGPSPRVLVVGAGTGIELVTFKAAEPGWRLTGVDPSRQMIEIARHRMEETGVEDGVRLVHGHVSDLDEDGFAAATCFNVMHFLPDDGAKQALLRDIARRLAPGAPFLLFELHGDRSGPRFDELFAAWSRYWEIQGMGEAERAAFRAKIDEGIHWASEARILELLAGAGFEDTWRYYRALLYGAWLSRRAG, encoded by the coding sequence ATGAGTACACACGGGAGCGCGGAACCGTTCGACTTCGACGGAGACTACGGCGGCGACTACGAGTACATCGCCCGCACGGTGATACCCGGCTACCGGAGCTCGTTCCGGCAGGCGCTCGCGCTCCTCCGCGGACGCGTGGGCCCGAGTCCGCGGGTGCTCGTCGTCGGGGCCGGAACCGGCATCGAGCTGGTCACGTTCAAGGCGGCGGAGCCCGGGTGGCGGCTGACCGGCGTCGATCCGTCGCGCCAGATGATCGAGATCGCCAGGCACCGGATGGAGGAGACCGGCGTGGAAGACGGCGTCCGCCTCGTCCACGGACACGTCTCCGACCTCGACGAGGACGGCTTCGCGGCCGCGACCTGCTTCAACGTCATGCACTTCCTCCCGGACGACGGCGCCAAGCAGGCGCTCCTGCGCGACATCGCCCGCCGCCTCGCGCCCGGCGCCCCGTTCCTCCTGTTCGAACTCCACGGGGACCGGAGCGGCCCCCGCTTCGATGAACTCTTCGCGGCGTGGAGCCGATACTGGGAGATCCAGGGGATGGGAGAGGCGGAACGGGCCGCGTTCCGGGCGAAAATCGACGAGGGCATCCACTGGGCTTCGGAGGCGCGCATCCTCGAACTGCTGGCCGGGGCGGGGTTCGAGGACACATGGCGCTACTACCGCGCCCTCCTCTACGGCGCCTGGCTCTCCCGCCGCGCCGGGTAG
- a CDS encoding ribonuclease HII: MARQEAGRLTPAKPAPETAREAPATAPLDYEEEGWASGLRVVVGIDEAGLGPVAGPVMVGAVALHPGQQFEGCTDSKQVSPPRREELALRIRAESLAWRVAAASTREIERLNVRAATIVAMRRALDRLALPAELVLVDGNPVPELGEHRSIVGGDQASHSIACASILAKVTRDRLMRRLDARYPLYGWASNKGYRTREHMEAIRRHGPTPHHRITFQGVLQTELEFSPAPDRPSDPQRDPRRDPEA; encoded by the coding sequence GTGGCTCGACAAGAAGCAGGACGACTGACACCGGCGAAGCCGGCTCCAGAGACGGCTCGGGAGGCGCCGGCCACGGCGCCGCTCGACTACGAGGAAGAGGGCTGGGCTTCCGGCCTCCGCGTCGTGGTCGGGATCGACGAAGCCGGGTTGGGTCCGGTGGCGGGTCCCGTGATGGTGGGTGCCGTCGCGCTCCACCCGGGACAGCAGTTCGAGGGGTGCACGGACAGCAAGCAGGTCTCCCCGCCCCGTCGCGAGGAACTCGCCCTACGCATCCGCGCGGAAAGCCTTGCCTGGCGGGTCGCCGCCGCCTCCACCCGTGAGATCGAACGCCTCAACGTCCGCGCCGCGACCATCGTGGCCATGCGCCGCGCGCTCGATCGTCTCGCGCTTCCGGCGGAACTCGTGCTCGTGGACGGCAATCCGGTCCCGGAACTCGGCGAGCACCGCTCGATCGTCGGGGGCGACCAGGCCTCGCATTCCATCGCCTGCGCCTCGATCCTCGCGAAGGTCACGCGCGACCGCCTGATGCGGCGTCTCGACGCGCGATACCCGCTCTACGGCTGGGCGTCCAACAAGGGATACCGGACCCGCGAGCACATGGAAGCGATCCGGCGGCACGGCCCGACCCCGCACCACCGGATCACCTTCCAGGGCGTTCTTCAGACGGAACTGGAGTTCAGTCCGGCGCCTGACCGGCCGTCCGATCCGCAGCGCGATCCTCGGCGAGATCCAGAGGCGTGA
- the rplS gene encoding 50S ribosomal protein L19: MDPRIAGIEEGYKRTDLPAFAPGDTVRVRVRVKEGQKERVQPFEGVCIGRRGAGVNATFTLRRISGGVGVERIFPLHSPWIVGLEVVRRGDVRRAKLYYLRNRRGKRARVPERKWWLDKKQDD, translated from the coding sequence ATGGATCCCAGAATCGCCGGTATCGAGGAGGGATATAAGCGCACGGACCTTCCGGCCTTCGCGCCGGGGGACACGGTGCGTGTCCGCGTACGCGTGAAGGAAGGCCAGAAGGAGCGCGTGCAGCCGTTCGAGGGCGTGTGCATCGGTCGCCGCGGGGCGGGGGTCAACGCGACCTTCACGCTGCGGCGGATCTCCGGCGGCGTCGGCGTCGAGCGGATCTTCCCCCTCCACTCCCCGTGGATCGTGGGGCTCGAGGTCGTTCGGCGCGGCGATGTCCGGCGGGCCAAGCTCTACTATCTGCGCAACCGCCGCGGCAAGCGGGCCCGGGTGCCAGAGCGAAAGTGGTGGCTCGACAAGAAGCAGGACGACTGA
- the trmD gene encoding tRNA (guanosine(37)-N1)-methyltransferase TrmD, with translation MRINVLTIFPDYLEGPLGLSIPGRAREAGLVDYRLIDVREYTTDRHRTTDDEPFGGGGGMVMKPEPFDAALTALDRPGRVISLSPRGRPFDHETAVRFALESDLTLLCGRYKGIDERVVDAWVDEEISIGDYVLSGGEPAALVVIDAVVRLLPGALGDHDSASSDSFYEGRLSAPSYTRPAEHGSRSVPDVLRSGDHPRIERWRAAQADAATRRRRPDLLDLDAAD, from the coding sequence ATGCGAATCAACGTCCTCACGATCTTCCCCGACTACCTCGAGGGCCCGCTCGGCCTCTCGATCCCGGGCCGCGCCCGCGAGGCGGGACTCGTCGACTACCGGCTGATCGACGTGCGCGAGTACACGACGGACCGCCACCGAACGACGGATGACGAGCCTTTCGGAGGCGGGGGCGGGATGGTGATGAAGCCCGAGCCCTTCGACGCGGCGCTTACCGCGCTGGACCGGCCAGGGCGCGTGATCTCGCTCTCCCCGCGCGGCCGGCCGTTCGACCACGAAACGGCGGTGCGCTTCGCGCTGGAGTCCGATCTCACGCTGTTGTGCGGGCGCTACAAAGGGATCGACGAGCGGGTCGTCGACGCCTGGGTGGACGAGGAGATCTCCATCGGGGACTACGTCCTCAGCGGGGGCGAGCCCGCCGCGCTCGTCGTCATCGACGCCGTGGTGCGCCTCCTCCCGGGGGCGCTCGGCGATCACGATTCGGCCTCCTCCGACTCGTTCTACGAGGGGCGCCTCTCCGCCCCCTCCTACACGCGGCCCGCCGAGCACGGCAGCCGGTCGGTGCCGGACGTGCTCCGGTCGGGGGATCACCCCCGCATCGAGCGCTGGCGCGCCGCGCAGGCCGATGCGGCGACGCGCCGCCGCCGTCCCGACCTCCTCGACCTCGACGCGGCCGACTGA
- the rimM gene encoding ribosome maturation factor RimM (Essential for efficient processing of 16S rRNA), whose product MSDAPVIVARIARPHGIRGGLLLEAETDHAEALFQAGRRLQIIGAPPPRALTVETARLHGGRWLVEVREVADRTVAEGLRGARLAVPRAELPDLPDGGYLLHDLIGMSVCEEDTTIGVIREVYDQPGAPLLALDVDGRERLIPFDAELVVELDFEAGEVHMKLPAGLLDI is encoded by the coding sequence ATGTCCGACGCGCCCGTGATCGTGGCCCGCATCGCCCGGCCGCACGGGATCCGCGGCGGGCTGCTCCTGGAAGCCGAAACCGACCACGCCGAGGCGCTCTTCCAGGCGGGTCGCCGGCTCCAAATCATCGGCGCGCCCCCGCCCCGGGCACTCACGGTGGAGACGGCGAGGCTCCACGGCGGGCGGTGGCTCGTCGAGGTCCGCGAGGTGGCGGACCGCACGGTGGCCGAGGGTCTCCGCGGCGCGCGCCTTGCCGTCCCCCGCGCAGAGCTGCCGGATCTGCCGGACGGGGGCTATCTGCTGCACGATCTGATCGGCATGTCGGTATGCGAGGAGGACACGACGATCGGAGTGATCAGGGAGGTGTACGACCAGCCCGGCGCGCCGCTCCTCGCCCTCGACGTCGATGGCCGCGAGCGGCTGATCCCGTTCGACGCGGAACTTGTCGTGGAACTGGACTTCGAAGCCGGCGAGGTCCACATGAAGCTCCCCGCCGGCCTGCTCGATATCTGA
- the rpsP gene encoding 30S ribosomal protein S16, with amino-acid sequence MATTIRLKRRGAKKAASFRIIVTDSREGTAGASIERLGLYNPRTQPSLVRINAARTLHWLNEGAQPTDTVRSLLRKTGVWKQFHDGVDPMSLETAIIEIGPPPGQRGTSQRPMPSAEAPPEPEPEPPAAEEAAPAEAEAEAEAVPEAEAEAEVEAAPEAEAAAEAEAPAEAETPAEAEAATEAEAATEAEAAPEAEAAPEAAPETEATASADDAADGAADADDTAGEADDAGDEAKAGADAD; translated from the coding sequence ATGGCGACGACAATCAGACTCAAGCGGCGTGGGGCGAAGAAGGCGGCCTCGTTCCGCATCATCGTGACGGATTCGCGGGAAGGGACGGCGGGCGCGTCGATCGAGCGCCTCGGGCTCTACAACCCGCGCACGCAGCCGTCGCTCGTGAGGATCAACGCCGCCCGCACGCTGCACTGGCTCAACGAGGGCGCGCAGCCGACGGACACGGTGCGGTCGCTCCTGCGGAAGACGGGCGTCTGGAAGCAGTTCCACGACGGCGTGGATCCGATGTCTCTCGAGACGGCGATCATCGAGATCGGTCCGCCGCCGGGACAGCGCGGCACATCGCAGCGTCCGATGCCGAGCGCCGAGGCCCCGCCGGAGCCCGAGCCCGAGCCGCCCGCCGCCGAGGAGGCCGCGCCGGCCGAGGCGGAGGCCGAAGCGGAGGCGGTGCCCGAAGCCGAGGCGGAGGCCGAAGTGGAGGCGGCGCCTGAAGCCGAGGCGGCTGCGGAAGCTGAGGCACCTGCGGAGGCCGAGACACCTGCGGAAGCGGAGGCGGCGACCGAGGCAGAGGCAGCGACCGAGGCAGAGGCGGCCCCCGAGGCTGAGGCAGCGCCTGAGGCAGCGCCGGAGACCGAGGCGACCGCTTCGGCCGACGATGCGGCCGACGGCGCGGCTGACGCGGACGACACCGCCGGCGAGGCGGACGACGCTGGCGACGAGGCGAAAGCCGGCGCCGACGCCGACTAG